Proteins from a single region of Corynebacterium casei LMG S-19264:
- a CDS encoding ATP-binding protein — protein sequence MKQSELDSHLARLRTLGRDDALIEIKAWAHKSESKSFWETVSAFANSNGGIIVLGLEEPSFTPAPGFNAKDVEDRIRSGLNTSDQHAIRVEPVPDYSVELLKVDTQLCVVVTISPLTVNGPCFVKSKGVSNGSFKRVGDADQRLSALEVYELQHRFDKHASDREHVPGTDINDLDTSLTKAMESRLKRQHSRLDFDETNKWIKQKSIVTQDGELTLAGLMALGEYPQQFFPQLFIDVAVHPGKEKAPAGENTRFVDRVLCESNVATQVLDAIAAIRRNLRTRRVIEGSLGKDVLEIPETVLREALANAVMHRDYSAPFRDQNISVDIFLDRVEISSPGGLPGGKTTENLDDGQQIPRNSTLARLLQDVPLSHEYDGVLAESNGGGILTMINTMKSVGLPRPTFKVDIARVTVILQRFGLADGEVASWVKERLGDEFSIAEGAALVLAKDLGAVTAKDLKRQTGGDSGELQIMLDKLAQQGSLIESSQGVYTLSSAGAQLTPAQQDVFDAVSNTEELSAQQVSDLTDRPISTVRAALRHLVEIGLITATAPPSSRKRAYRRT from the coding sequence ATGAAACAATCTGAACTAGATTCCCACCTTGCCCGCCTCCGTACCCTCGGCAGAGATGACGCTTTGATAGAAATAAAGGCATGGGCGCATAAGAGTGAATCAAAAAGTTTCTGGGAAACGGTAAGCGCTTTCGCTAACAGTAATGGCGGAATCATCGTACTGGGTTTAGAAGAACCATCGTTCACTCCAGCTCCAGGATTCAATGCCAAGGACGTTGAGGACCGTATCCGCAGCGGTCTAAATACCAGCGACCAGCACGCAATTCGCGTGGAACCAGTCCCAGACTATTCCGTCGAGCTGTTAAAAGTGGACACACAACTATGCGTCGTAGTCACCATTTCTCCGTTAACTGTTAATGGCCCATGCTTCGTAAAATCAAAGGGAGTATCGAACGGAAGCTTTAAAAGAGTTGGCGACGCGGATCAACGACTTAGCGCCCTTGAAGTCTACGAACTCCAACACCGATTCGACAAGCACGCTTCCGACAGAGAACATGTCCCAGGTACTGATATCAATGACCTAGATACCTCACTCACTAAAGCCATGGAGTCTCGGCTGAAGCGCCAACATTCTCGGCTGGATTTTGATGAAACCAACAAGTGGATCAAGCAGAAATCCATAGTTACTCAAGACGGCGAACTTACCCTTGCAGGACTAATGGCGTTAGGAGAATATCCTCAACAATTCTTTCCTCAATTATTTATTGATGTGGCGGTCCACCCCGGAAAAGAAAAAGCACCAGCAGGAGAAAACACTCGTTTCGTGGACCGAGTCCTTTGTGAAAGCAACGTAGCCACCCAAGTTTTAGATGCAATCGCAGCAATTCGTCGAAACCTTCGAACAAGAAGGGTGATTGAAGGAAGCCTCGGAAAGGATGTCTTAGAAATACCTGAGACCGTATTACGCGAGGCATTAGCTAATGCAGTGATGCATCGTGACTACTCCGCACCATTCCGAGACCAAAATATCAGTGTCGATATCTTTTTAGACCGCGTAGAAATCAGCAGCCCTGGAGGATTGCCTGGCGGCAAAACTACCGAGAACCTCGATGATGGACAACAAATCCCGCGGAATTCGACATTAGCCAGGCTACTTCAAGATGTCCCACTGTCCCACGAATACGACGGGGTACTTGCCGAAAGTAATGGTGGAGGGATCTTGACCATGATCAACACCATGAAATCTGTCGGTCTTCCCAGGCCGACTTTTAAGGTAGATATTGCTCGAGTGACAGTCATTCTGCAGCGATTCGGCCTCGCAGACGGAGAAGTCGCATCCTGGGTTAAGGAACGACTTGGAGATGAATTCTCAATCGCTGAAGGTGCCGCACTTGTTTTGGCAAAAGACTTGGGGGCCGTCACAGCTAAAGATCTCAAACGGCAGACAGGCGGCGACAGTGGTGAGCTTCAGATCATGCTCGATAAGCTTGCTCAACAAGGTTCGTTAATTGAATCGAGCCAAGGGGTATACACCCTCTCAAGTGCGGGAGCTCAACTAACCCCCGCCCAACAAGACGTATTCGATGCAGTATCTAATACTGAAGAACTCTCAGCTCAACAAGTTAGCGACCTTACCGATCGGCCAATAAGCACCGTACGCGCCGCCCTTCGACATCTTGTAGAAATCGGTTTGATCACAGCCACAGCGCCACCAAGCAGTAGAAAACGAGCTTATCGCCGCACGTGA
- a CDS encoding LysR family transcriptional regulator produces MELFVAVVDSGSLGAAARSVGMAQPNASRAIAELEATMQSHLLDRRPSGSVPTPFGLSLAAHAREVLDAARDFQSWVAENHDESQKALSVGASLTIAETLLPVWIAALRERYPDVQVAISVVNSAEVISQVRHGHFHVGFIETPHVPVQLNAHIVQEDELFVVISPHHPWASRQGRISLQELAETALVVREPGSGTFVAQQDHLAGLDVATPAQVLNSIAAVRVAVASGAGPAVMSELAVRDQLANGNLLRVPLEGDKITRPLTAIWSGHRRPPRLAHELITIAKSTGA; encoded by the coding sequence CTGGAACTATTCGTCGCAGTAGTTGACAGCGGCAGCCTCGGCGCCGCAGCACGCAGCGTCGGAATGGCGCAGCCCAATGCAAGCCGCGCGATTGCCGAGCTTGAGGCAACGATGCAAAGCCATTTGCTGGATCGTCGTCCCAGCGGCTCAGTGCCTACGCCTTTCGGGCTTTCTCTCGCTGCGCATGCGCGTGAAGTCCTGGATGCTGCTCGTGATTTTCAATCTTGGGTCGCGGAGAACCATGACGAATCGCAGAAGGCGCTCAGTGTCGGCGCCAGCTTGACCATCGCGGAGACACTCTTGCCGGTGTGGATTGCTGCGCTGCGCGAACGATATCCCGATGTCCAGGTTGCTATTTCCGTGGTGAATTCAGCAGAAGTTATCTCACAGGTTCGGCATGGGCATTTCCATGTAGGTTTCATCGAAACGCCACATGTACCGGTGCAGCTTAATGCTCACATTGTCCAGGAAGACGAGCTTTTTGTGGTGATTTCCCCGCACCACCCATGGGCCTCGCGACAGGGCCGAATCAGCTTGCAAGAGCTGGCTGAAACAGCACTTGTTGTAAGAGAACCCGGCTCCGGAACCTTCGTAGCCCAGCAAGACCATCTGGCTGGCCTGGACGTTGCTACACCAGCCCAGGTACTCAACAGCATTGCGGCCGTGCGCGTCGCAGTAGCTTCCGGTGCCGGCCCCGCAGTAATGAGTGAGCTTGCCGTGCGCGATCAGCTCGCCAATGGCAACCTCCTGCGAGTGCCTTTAGAGGGCGACAAGATCACGCGCCCGCTCACAGCAATCTGGTCAGGACACCGCCGTCCGCCCCGGTTGGCTCACGAACTGATTACTATCGCGAAGTCCACTGGCGCTTGA
- a CDS encoding YeiH family protein, giving the protein MSTGILAPASIEVQPRARAITTYAPGLLLCLVGAIIAMLFSSFIPGLSAMIVAIIEGIALTNMTQLPSTFSPGIQVAAKTLLRWGIVFLGLKLVSADVRGLGLPMLLVIVCIVSGGIIGPLLIGRLLKMKPAQVLLIACGFSICGAAAVAGVEGASDAEEDVVIAVALVVIFGTIMIPTIPFLGALAGLAPETMGMWAGGSIHEVAQVVAAGGVIGGSALEIAVVVKLARVLMLAPVVFILSLVKRRQSSGVQTTGHEKRPPIVPLFIIGFLSMVLLRSTVDLPEPVLATGDFLQTILLATAMFALGCGVKIQSLLHVGVRPFVLAFASTGIVATIAFVGIELV; this is encoded by the coding sequence ATGTCTACCGGAATCTTGGCACCTGCTTCAATTGAAGTTCAACCGCGCGCACGAGCAATCACGACGTATGCGCCCGGGCTGCTGCTGTGCCTGGTTGGCGCTATTATCGCGATGCTCTTCAGTTCTTTTATACCGGGGCTTAGTGCGATGATCGTGGCGATTATCGAAGGGATCGCACTAACGAACATGACACAGCTTCCCAGCACGTTTTCGCCAGGTATCCAAGTAGCAGCTAAGACTTTGCTGCGATGGGGAATTGTGTTTCTGGGACTGAAACTGGTTAGCGCAGATGTCCGCGGCCTCGGGCTGCCGATGCTTCTGGTCATCGTCTGCATTGTCTCCGGTGGAATCATCGGCCCGCTGCTTATCGGCCGCCTGCTGAAGATGAAGCCCGCGCAGGTATTGCTCATTGCCTGCGGATTCTCCATTTGCGGCGCGGCGGCCGTCGCGGGTGTCGAAGGCGCAAGCGATGCGGAAGAAGACGTAGTCATTGCCGTCGCGTTGGTGGTGATATTTGGAACCATCATGATTCCGACCATCCCGTTTCTCGGTGCCCTTGCCGGTTTAGCCCCGGAGACGATGGGGATGTGGGCCGGTGGATCAATTCACGAGGTTGCCCAAGTCGTTGCCGCCGGAGGCGTAATAGGCGGAAGCGCTCTGGAAATAGCCGTCGTGGTTAAACTCGCGCGCGTTCTAATGCTGGCTCCAGTCGTATTCATTCTGAGCCTTGTAAAACGTCGTCAAAGTAGCGGCGTGCAGACTACGGGCCATGAGAAGCGACCACCCATAGTGCCGCTGTTTATCATCGGTTTCTTATCGATGGTCCTTCTTCGCTCCACCGTTGACCTTCCCGAGCCCGTCCTCGCCACCGGCGACTTCTTACAAACTATTCTGCTTGCAACCGCGATGTTTGCTCTCGGGTGCGGGGTGAAAATCCAAAGCTTGTTGCACGTTGGCGTGCGACCTTTCGTCCTTGCCTTTGCGTCAACAGGGATCGTCGCAACCATCGCATTTGTAGGCATTGAGCTCGTCTGA
- a CDS encoding HNH endonuclease signature motif containing protein: protein MNGYELFEAFDRGGVGILRDFFELSPYDVATEGHRLSTAQKYARLARVYFGSCDSPRVQQEAVALAEERRLGIEFLEMVNKHAKKLKARGAAWKLRAELIAYEGSYEEVDEHGKRRVTEEGGDKAKQSGVRVGRAIDGLRTISITDTQRRITDLEKTLDAAAEDDDQPRSEALLEPFWDLIEGTSTGLIKPEYRTVIALGLDNSAKIFSGEGDDVNVGASDGTTMTGAEIVNAAMEGALGEKLYVGLFHPTAGPVNLYEARFASDKLRTLAMTENLVCPWPDCNVPADRCQVHHIDAHKHGGHTKPSNLTMLCKYHNGVNDDGPATPGGKKRGPGKPKCGKPKRGRMHRHRGKVRLRTPGGKLLGNTHDLSSMGAMNLI, encoded by the coding sequence ATGAACGGATATGAATTATTTGAAGCCTTCGACAGAGGTGGCGTGGGCATTTTGCGCGACTTCTTTGAGCTTTCGCCCTACGACGTAGCTACTGAGGGACACAGACTTTCTACAGCGCAGAAATATGCTCGGCTGGCCAGAGTTTACTTCGGGTCCTGCGACTCGCCGCGTGTGCAGCAAGAGGCTGTCGCACTTGCCGAAGAGCGCAGGTTGGGCATTGAGTTCTTAGAGATGGTTAATAAACACGCGAAGAAGTTGAAAGCGCGTGGTGCCGCGTGGAAGTTGCGTGCAGAACTCATCGCGTATGAGGGAAGCTACGAAGAAGTCGATGAGCATGGCAAAAGGCGCGTGACCGAAGAAGGCGGCGACAAAGCCAAACAATCTGGCGTACGCGTAGGCCGCGCAATAGACGGGCTGCGCACCATTAGCATTACCGATACCCAACGACGCATTACTGATTTGGAAAAGACCCTCGACGCGGCCGCCGAAGACGATGACCAACCGCGCTCCGAGGCACTGCTCGAGCCTTTCTGGGACCTCATCGAAGGAACCAGCACGGGTCTTATCAAGCCTGAATACCGCACCGTGATTGCTCTTGGGCTGGATAACTCTGCCAAAATCTTCAGTGGCGAAGGCGACGATGTCAACGTCGGCGCCTCTGACGGCACCACCATGACCGGTGCCGAAATTGTTAATGCCGCGATGGAAGGTGCTTTAGGCGAAAAGCTTTACGTCGGTTTGTTCCATCCCACCGCCGGGCCGGTCAATCTCTACGAGGCACGCTTCGCTTCCGACAAGCTGCGAACCCTGGCTATGACCGAGAATCTCGTCTGCCCCTGGCCGGACTGCAACGTGCCGGCCGACAGGTGCCAAGTCCACCACATCGACGCCCACAAACACGGTGGGCATACCAAGCCGTCGAATCTGACGATGTTGTGTAAGTATCACAACGGCGTCAACGATGACGGCCCGGCTACGCCGGGCGGGAAGAAAAGAGGACCAGGCAAACCAAAATGCGGCAAGCCGAAGCGGGGAAGAATGCACCGACACCGCGGCAAAGTCCGCCTGCGCACCCCAGGCGGCAAACTACTCGGCAATACTCACGACCTCAGCAGCATGGGAGCGATGAACCTGATCTAA
- a CDS encoding pirin family protein, with translation MNATAVEIISSRAVPLGGPRAMTVHRTLPHRQRSLIGAWCFVDHFGPDDVSKTGGMDVAPHPHTGLQTATWLFTGEISHIDAGGGRGFVHPGEFYLMTAGNGISHTETTTEKTTILHGVQLWIALPDATRSTAERDLAYFKPPATELDGGQLKVFMGELMGASSPVHSHTPMVGAEITIDPHSEIVLDLNPEFEHGVIADSGTIVVADTELEKTQIGYTGIGEKTLRIRNDSDEIGRVLFIGGEPLREKILMWWNFLGRDHDEIVRYRDIWQASQGEDVDGQFGFVDGYIGHGGVGEDGLGRNADGMTWLPAPNLPNVRMRPRTLTEPVARPNTKI, from the coding sequence ATGAACGCAACCGCAGTTGAGATCATTTCTTCCCGCGCTGTGCCGCTTGGTGGTCCGCGTGCGATGACGGTTCATCGTACGCTGCCGCACCGTCAGCGATCGCTCATTGGCGCGTGGTGCTTTGTCGATCATTTTGGTCCCGATGATGTGTCAAAGACCGGTGGCATGGACGTTGCGCCGCACCCGCACACTGGTCTGCAGACCGCGACGTGGCTCTTTACCGGCGAGATCAGCCACATCGATGCCGGCGGCGGACGCGGCTTCGTGCATCCCGGTGAGTTCTACCTGATGACTGCCGGTAACGGCATTTCGCATACAGAAACCACCACCGAGAAGACCACCATCTTGCATGGCGTGCAGTTGTGGATTGCGCTGCCGGATGCCACGCGCAGTACTGCCGAGCGCGACTTGGCCTATTTCAAACCGCCAGCTACCGAGCTCGATGGCGGTCAGCTCAAGGTGTTTATGGGTGAGCTCATGGGTGCATCCAGCCCGGTGCATTCGCACACACCAATGGTCGGTGCGGAAATCACCATCGACCCACACTCAGAAATCGTGCTGGATCTGAATCCAGAGTTTGAACACGGCGTGATCGCTGACTCTGGCACCATCGTGGTCGCAGACACCGAGCTGGAAAAGACGCAGATTGGCTACACCGGCATCGGTGAAAAGACTCTACGCATCCGCAATGATTCCGATGAGATCGGCCGAGTGCTGTTTATCGGCGGCGAACCACTGCGGGAAAAAATCCTCATGTGGTGGAATTTCCTCGGCCGCGACCACGACGAAATCGTGCGCTACCGCGATATTTGGCAAGCCAGCCAGGGCGAAGATGTCGACGGCCAGTTCGGCTTCGTCGACGGCTACATCGGCCACGGTGGCGTCGGCGAAGACGGCCTCGGCCGCAACGCCGATGGCATGACGTGGCTTCCCGCGCCGAATCTCCCCAATGTCCGAATGCGCCCGCGCACTCTCACCGAACCTGTCGCGCGGCCAAACACGAAAATCTAA
- a CDS encoding RloB family protein — translation MARLQSRRKTNNRNYRTQFVLAVEGKTEKAYFEQFKGHISEVQLMVNTGKGSNPTAVMAQADRMLEDLRSKGSLRAGDQAWCVIDRDEWEDDQIQEIWSWASQRGDRGIALSLPQFEWWLLLHFEDGTGAGTRKEILDRLNRYIPDYQKGSSSQLPNENEQHKEAIRRAKKRIPSELTNFEDLKDLGGSWTTVHLLTEKIINAIQASSAANS, via the coding sequence ATGGCTAGGCTTCAATCGCGACGTAAAACTAATAACCGAAATTATCGGACCCAGTTCGTATTGGCCGTTGAAGGGAAAACAGAAAAGGCATATTTCGAACAATTCAAAGGACACATATCCGAAGTCCAGCTAATGGTAAATACTGGTAAAGGCAGCAACCCAACCGCGGTTATGGCTCAAGCAGATAGAATGCTTGAGGATTTAAGAAGCAAAGGTTCATTGAGGGCTGGGGATCAGGCATGGTGCGTCATTGACCGGGATGAATGGGAAGATGATCAGATCCAAGAGATTTGGAGTTGGGCTTCCCAACGTGGGGATAGGGGAATCGCACTCAGCCTTCCTCAATTCGAATGGTGGCTTCTACTACATTTCGAAGATGGTACTGGCGCCGGAACTCGAAAAGAGATTCTTGATCGACTCAACCGCTACATACCTGATTATCAAAAAGGCAGTAGTTCTCAACTTCCTAATGAGAACGAACAGCATAAAGAAGCGATTAGAAGGGCAAAGAAGAGAATCCCCAGTGAACTCACCAACTTTGAAGATCTAAAGGATCTCGGTGGCTCCTGGACGACCGTACATTTGCTTACTGAGAAAATAATTAACGCCATCCAAGCATCCAGTGCGGCCAATTCCTAG